In one Gossypium hirsutum isolate 1008001.06 chromosome D09, Gossypium_hirsutum_v2.1, whole genome shotgun sequence genomic region, the following are encoded:
- the LOC107891397 gene encoding transcription factor MYB46 produces MMRKPPSMKGNNSNGTNKHKKGLWSPEEDDKLVTYMLTNGRGCWSDVARNAGLQRCGKSCRLRWINYLRPDLKRGAFSPQEQELIVHLHSILGNRWSQIAARLPGRTDNEIKNFWNSTIKKRLKHSSSTASHNASDSSSEPNKDAMAAGFMTMLEQEVPPIYLDLSSAWSNSFLQSMVLNHSGNSLPMLQHGRNVVGAVGYFDPAGSCVTQAEVNGDSSLGESEIFGSVDNGIERELYVPPLESIGKDLKTENSVDGNINNGFNIINTSGVRSDNNNNMSKNMDSDDVGSFWIGEELKVGEWDMENLMKDVSSFPFLDFQS; encoded by the exons ATGATGAGGAAGCCTCCATCCATGAAGGGTAACAATAGTAATGGGACCAATAAGCATAAGAAAGGGTTATGGTCGCCAGAGGAAGACGACAAGCTCGTCACCTATATGCTAACAAATGGCCGGGGTTGTTGGAGTGACGTGGCTAGAAATGCTGGCCTGCAGAGGTGTGGCAAGAGCTGCCGGCTTCGATGGATAAATTATCTCAGACCCGATCTCAAACGAGGCGCGTTTTCGCCTCAGGAACAAGAGCTTATCGTCCATTTACACTCCATTCTTGGCAACAG GTGGTCTCAAATAGCGGCTCGCCTACCTGGTCGTACGGACAATGAAATAAAGAACTTTTGGAATTCAACAATAAAGAAAAGGCTAAAGCATTCATCATCTACTGCCTCACATAACGCCAGTGATTCATCGTCGGAGCCTAACAAAGATGCCATGGCGGCAGGGTTCATGACGATGCTTGAACAAGAGGTTCCGCCAATTTACCTGGATTTATCATCGGCTTGGTCGAATTCTTTCTTGCAATCCATGGTCCTTAACCATTCCGGCAACTCTTTACCGATGCTCCAGCATGGCAGAAACGTTGTTGGGGCTGTCGGATACTTTGATCCGGCAGGCTCATGCGTGACACAGGCTGAGGTGAACGGGGACAGTTCCTTGGGTGAAAGTGAGATATTTGGAAGTGTTGATAATGGGATAGAAAGGGAGTTATATGTGCCTCCGTTAGAAAGCATTGGGAAAGACCTTAAAACTGAAAACTCAGTTGATGGGAACATCAACAACGGTTTCAATATCATAAATACTAGCGGTGTTAGAAGCGACAACAATAATAACATGTCGAAAAACATGGACAGCGACGACGTTGGGAGTTTTTGGATAGGAGAGGAGCTAAAAGTTGGAGAATGGGACATGGAAAATTTGATGAAAGAtgtttcttcctttccttttcttgaTTTCCAAAGCTGA
- the LOC107891399 gene encoding dicarboxylate transporter 1, chloroplastic, whose translation MASVAFTSSCPLGYSRIKSLAFSSRSCPNPVFSHPFLPKSTSHNSSFIKPLSLTPIITNNGIQKRHSKLTAKAAASTPAAVTPPSQQPWQGAALKPLIASIATGVILWFLPVPSGVSRNAWQLLSIFLATIVGIITQPLPLGAVALLGLGASVLTKTLTFSAAFSAFGDPIPWLIALAFFFARGFIKTGLGNRIAYQFVSLFGSSSLGLGYSLVFSEALLAPAIPSVSARAGGIFLPLVKSLCAACGSNVGDGTENRLGSWLMLTCFQTSVISSSMFLTAMAANPLSANLAFNTIKQQIGWMDWAKAAFVPGLVSLLVVPLILYVIYPPTVKTSPDAPKLAREKLEKMGPMSKNEIIMAGTLFLTVGLWIFGGVLNVDAVTAAILGLSVLLVTGVVTWKECLAESVAWDTLTWFAALIAMAGYLNKYGLISWFSQTVVKVVGGLGLSWQMSFGILVLLYFYSHYFFASGAAHIGAMFTAFLSVASALGTPSYLGALVLSFLSNLMGGITHYGIGSAPVFYGAGYVPLAKWWGYGFLISVVNIIIWLGVGGIWWKAIGLW comes from the exons ATGGCCTCCGTCGCATTCACCTCCTCCTGCCCCCTCGGCTACTCACGTATCAAATCACTTGCTTTCTCTTCCAGATCATGTCCAAACCCGGTCTTTTCCCACCCGTTTCTCCCAAAATCCACTTCACATAATTCCAGCTTCATTAAACCGTTAAGTCTCACTCCAATCATAACGAACAATGGAATCCAGAAAAGACACAGCAAGTTAACTGCCAAAGCGGCGGCGTCAACTCCAGCCGCCGTAACTCCGCCGTCCCAGCAACCATGGCAAGGTGCAGCATTAAAGCCATTGATAGCCTCGATTGCTACAGGTGTCATTCTCTGGTTCCTTCCCGTCCCATCCGGTGTCTCTCGTAACGCCTGGCAGCTACTTTCCATTTTCCTCGCCACAATCGTCGGCATCATCACTCAACCATTACCACTCGGAGCTGTGGCTTTACTTGGACTAGGAGCTTCCGTCCTCACCAAAACCCTAACCTTTTCCGCTGCCTTCTCCGCTTTTGGCGATCCCATTCCTTGGCTAATCGCTCTCGCCTTCTTCTTCGCTCGGGGTTTCATCAAGACTGGACTTGGTAATCGAATCGCTTACCAATTCGTTTCCTTATTCGGATCTTCCTCTTTAGGTTTAGGCTACAGCTTAGTCTTCAGCGAAGCTTTATTAGCGCCGGCAATTCCATCCGTATCCGCACGCGCTGGAGGAATTTTCCTACCTCTAGTCAAATCTCTCTGCGCCGCGTGTGGCAGCAACGTGGGTGACGGAACGGAAAATAGATTAGGATCTTGGTTAATGCTGACATGTTTCCAAACTTCCGTTATTTCTTCTTCGATGTTTTTAACTGCAATGGCGGCGAATCCATTAAGTGCTAATTTAGCTTTCAATACCATTAAACAGCAGATCGGGTGGATGGATTGGGCTAAGGCGGCATTCGTGCCGGGTTTAGTTTCGTTGCTTGTTGTGCCATTGATTTTGTATGTTATTTATCCACCAACGGTGAAAACTAGTCCCGACGCGCCAAAGCTTGCTAGGGAGAAACTGGAGAAGATGGGGCCGATGTCCAAGAATGAGATTATCATGGCTGGGACTCTATTTCTAAcg GTGGGGCTCTGGATTTTTGGAGGGGTGTTAAATGTGGATGCTGTTACTGCTGCCATTCTTGGGTTATCTGTCCTACTTGTGACTGGGGTAGTAACATGGAAGGAGTGTCTTGCTGAATCAGTTGCATGGGATACACTTACTTGGTTTGCTGCACTCATCGCTATGGCTGGGTATTTGAACAAATATGGTCTCATCTCATGGTTTAGTCAAACCGTTGTTAAG GTCGTAGGTGGATTAGGTCTTTCATGGCAAATGTCATTTGGCATTCTGGTTCTTCTCTATTTCTACTCGCATTACTTCTTTGCCAGTGGAGCTGCTCATATTGGTGCCATGTTTACAGCCTTCTTGTCTGTGGCTAGTGCTTTGGGCACTCCATCGTATTTGGGAGCCCTTGTTCTATCATTCCTCTCCAACCTAATGGGAGGCATTACTCATTATGGAATTGGATCCGCACCTGTATTCTATGGGGCGGGCTATGTACCACTAGCAAAATGGTGGGGATATGGTTTCCTGATATCGGTGGTGAATATTATAATCTGGCTTGGAGTAGGAGGCATCTGGTGGAAGGCTATCGGCTTGTGGTAA